One segment of Pleomorphomonas sp. PLEO DNA contains the following:
- a CDS encoding DUF2087 domain-containing protein, with protein MSRDILPFMAPDLSALAKALGRELGLIEGKPGHVQLLNMLARTVGYRNFQHLRAASMAQTRLAEPPSPPEPIDYALVERVAGHFDADGRLLRWPSRYGHQRLALWVLWSRLDAGAIYNEFSISLVIRDNHLFGDHALIRRAMIDVGLVVRTTDGREYRRVERKPPGEALALIRRVAISIAA; from the coding sequence ATGTCCAGAGACATCCTACCCTTCATGGCGCCAGACCTGTCGGCTCTCGCAAAAGCGCTCGGTCGAGAACTCGGCCTGATCGAAGGCAAACCCGGCCACGTACAGCTTCTCAATATGCTGGCGCGCACCGTCGGCTACCGCAATTTCCAGCATCTCCGCGCCGCGTCGATGGCGCAAACGCGCCTCGCCGAGCCACCGTCCCCGCCCGAGCCAATCGACTATGCGCTCGTCGAGCGGGTAGCCGGTCATTTCGACGCCGATGGCCGCCTCCTGCGCTGGCCATCGCGCTATGGCCACCAGCGTCTGGCGCTCTGGGTACTTTGGTCGCGCCTCGATGCGGGAGCCATCTACAACGAGTTCAGCATCAGCCTGGTCATCCGCGACAATCATCTGTTCGGCGATCATGCGCTGATCCGACGCGCGATGATTGATGTCGGCCTAGTTGTCCGTACGACCGATGGCCGCGAGTATCGGCGCGTCGAGCGGAAGCCCCCTGGCGAAGCCCTGGCGCTGATCCGCCGCGTGGCGATCAGCATCGCCGCCTGA
- a CDS encoding L,D-transpeptidase, translating into MYRVFTLLGLSFCLATGSNAYAATAGDPSFDNVPMRSSLPPGGHASELAMTLPPAADIAEALGAGPATRQALGPQVMVRVDISSQTMTVLVHGKIAYVWKVSTARPGYATPTGFWTPYRMHVMWHSRKYDNAPMPHSIFFHEGFAIHATPYVTRLGKPASHGCVRLHPDNAKALFALVRQYGPSTVRVSIER; encoded by the coding sequence ATGTATCGCGTCTTCACCCTGTTGGGATTGTCTTTCTGTTTGGCAACTGGGTCCAACGCCTATGCTGCCACAGCCGGCGATCCAAGCTTTGACAACGTCCCGATGCGCTCCTCGCTGCCGCCGGGAGGACACGCCAGTGAACTGGCGATGACATTGCCGCCTGCCGCGGACATAGCCGAAGCTCTCGGCGCCGGCCCCGCGACGCGACAGGCCCTCGGCCCCCAAGTCATGGTGCGCGTCGACATTTCTTCGCAGACGATGACCGTACTGGTCCATGGCAAGATCGCCTACGTATGGAAGGTATCTACGGCGCGACCCGGCTACGCAACGCCGACCGGCTTCTGGACTCCCTATCGCATGCACGTCATGTGGCACTCGCGGAAATACGACAACGCGCCGATGCCCCACTCCATCTTCTTCCATGAGGGCTTCGCCATCCACGCGACGCCCTACGTAACACGCCTCGGCAAGCCGGCTTCGCATGGCTGCGTTCGCCTGCATCCTGACAACGCCAAGGCGCTGTTCGCTCTCGTCCGGCAGTATGGCCCGTCGACGGTTCGTGTTTCCATCGAGAGGTAG
- the trmFO gene encoding methylenetetrahydrofolate--tRNA-(uracil(54)-C(5))-methyltransferase (FADH(2)-oxidizing) TrmFO, which produces MTQQPLAPVHIVGAGLAGSEAAWQLVSRGIPVVLHEMRPHRGTEAHKTGGFAELVCSNSFRSDDHENNAVGLLHEEMRRAGSLIMSSADTNKVPAGGALAVDREAFSEKVTATLRAHPLVTVAEGEIDGLPPEDWGDVILATGPLTSKALADAIRATTGAASLAFFDAIAPIVHFDSIDMDKAWFQSRYDKPGPGGTGADYINCPLDRDQYEAFVDALIAGDKTEFKDFEKTPYFDGCLPIEVMAERGRETLRHGPMKPVGLTNPRDPMVKSCAIVQLRQDNALGTLYNMVGFQTKLKYGAQADIFRMIPGLEKAEFARLGGLHRNTYLDSPRLLDPVLRLKAAPRLRFAGQVTGCEGYVESASIGLLAGRFAAAERLGTEAVPPPPTTALGALLGHITGGHISAETEGTPRSFQPMNVNFGLFPPIEVPREPGQRLRGHEKTIAKRQAICRRALSDLAGWLD; this is translated from the coding sequence ATGACCCAACAGCCCCTCGCTCCCGTTCATATCGTCGGCGCCGGCCTTGCCGGCTCGGAAGCTGCCTGGCAACTCGTGTCTCGCGGCATCCCCGTCGTCCTCCATGAAATGCGGCCGCATCGCGGTACCGAAGCACACAAGACCGGTGGTTTTGCCGAACTCGTCTGCTCCAACTCCTTCCGCTCCGACGATCACGAGAACAACGCCGTCGGTCTGCTGCACGAGGAAATGCGCCGCGCCGGATCGTTGATCATGAGCTCGGCCGACACCAACAAGGTTCCAGCCGGCGGCGCCCTGGCCGTTGATCGTGAGGCATTTTCGGAGAAGGTCACCGCTACGCTGCGCGCTCATCCGCTGGTCACGGTGGCCGAGGGAGAAATCGACGGCCTGCCGCCTGAGGATTGGGGCGATGTGATCCTCGCCACCGGCCCACTGACCTCGAAGGCGCTCGCCGATGCCATTCGCGCCACCACCGGTGCCGCTTCGCTTGCTTTCTTCGACGCCATCGCGCCAATCGTCCATTTCGACAGCATCGACATGGACAAAGCCTGGTTCCAGTCACGCTATGATAAGCCCGGCCCTGGTGGTACCGGTGCCGACTACATCAACTGCCCGCTGGACCGGGATCAGTACGAAGCCTTCGTCGATGCCCTGATCGCCGGCGACAAGACCGAGTTCAAGGATTTCGAGAAGACACCCTATTTCGATGGCTGCCTGCCAATCGAGGTGATGGCCGAGCGGGGCCGTGAAACGTTGCGCCACGGACCGATGAAGCCGGTAGGCCTCACCAACCCACGAGACCCGATGGTGAAGTCCTGTGCCATTGTTCAGCTCCGTCAGGACAATGCGCTCGGCACGCTCTATAATATGGTCGGTTTCCAGACAAAGCTGAAATACGGCGCCCAAGCCGACATTTTCCGCATGATCCCAGGCCTCGAGAAAGCTGAATTTGCCCGACTCGGCGGCCTTCACCGCAACACCTATCTCGACAGTCCGCGCCTGCTGGATCCGGTGCTCCGTCTCAAGGCGGCGCCGCGCCTCAGATTCGCAGGGCAGGTGACCGGTTGTGAAGGCTATGTTGAATCGGCCTCCATCGGCCTCCTGGCCGGGCGCTTCGCCGCGGCCGAACGGCTTGGCACTGAAGCTGTTCCGCCACCACCAACCACCGCTCTCGGCGCCCTTCTCGGCCATATCACCGGCGGTCACATCTCCGCCGAGACGGAGGGCACCCCACGGTCCTTCCAGCCGATGAACGTCAATTTCGGACTCTTCCCGCCCATCGAGGTGCCACGCGAACCCGGCCAGAGGCTACGCGGTCATGAGAAGACCATCGCAAAGCGGCAAGCAATTTGCCGACGCGCGCTGTCTGATCTCGCCGGGTGGCTCGATTGA
- a CDS encoding putative bifunctional diguanylate cyclase/phosphodiesterase: MAATPKGGWPAPPNNIVFRLMIVFIGLLVVLPILVTSHLYAERRRNLDKLSEANSLAEARNSQLEEANRRARYSSLHDDLTGLPNRRYLMDHLGRLEADMSTMSTRLAVLHIDLDRFKQVNDAYGHATGDRLLQHAANLMRAVFRSDDIVARIGGDEFVAVCVSEEPETLARMVAGDLIAGFRHPIDLGDMSCRSGVSIGIACSGLRDSQPYKLLIDADIALYRAKKLGRNRFEFFTKALEAEVVSTKHMADDILTGIEERQFTAHYQPQFDAVTREMVGLEALIRWNHPTEGLLVPARFLKVAEDINALPILDHLVLETALAHRLNWIAAGLRVPRIAVNVSMGRLRDERVIDMLKMMPIEPGMLSFELTEAIYLDDRDDIVSDNIRSLKDLGIEIEIDDFGTGYASIVSLMRLQPSRLKIAHQLTSAVSSSFAQRQLIRAIVEIGRTKGIGVVAEGVETMEQADILADLGCQTLQGYALGRPVDANALAHLMLHQRDPLGAGRTDGLLAAEGDQS; this comes from the coding sequence TTGGCCGCCACGCCGAAAGGGGGATGGCCCGCACCACCCAACAACATCGTTTTCCGCCTGATGATCGTTTTCATCGGCCTGTTGGTTGTGCTGCCGATCCTCGTTACCAGCCACCTCTATGCCGAACGACGTCGTAATCTCGACAAGCTCAGTGAAGCCAATAGCCTCGCCGAAGCCCGCAATAGTCAACTCGAAGAGGCCAACCGCCGGGCTCGGTATTCGTCTCTGCATGACGATCTGACCGGTTTGCCCAACCGCCGCTATCTGATGGATCATCTCGGCCGGCTGGAGGCCGACATGTCGACCATGTCCACCCGACTGGCGGTCCTTCATATCGATCTCGACCGCTTCAAGCAGGTCAACGATGCCTATGGGCATGCCACGGGCGACCGCCTGCTCCAGCATGCAGCCAACTTGATGCGTGCGGTATTTCGGTCCGATGACATTGTTGCGCGTATCGGCGGCGATGAATTCGTAGCGGTATGCGTTAGCGAGGAACCCGAGACGCTCGCCCGTATGGTGGCGGGGGATTTGATTGCCGGCTTCCGCCACCCGATCGACTTGGGTGACATGAGCTGCCGCAGTGGCGTTTCAATCGGTATCGCCTGCTCTGGTCTCCGCGACAGCCAGCCGTACAAACTTCTGATCGACGCAGACATTGCCCTCTATCGAGCCAAGAAGCTCGGGCGCAATCGCTTCGAGTTTTTCACCAAAGCTCTGGAGGCCGAGGTCGTCAGCACCAAGCATATGGCCGACGATATCCTCACCGGCATTGAAGAAAGGCAGTTTACTGCCCACTACCAGCCGCAATTCGACGCCGTGACGCGCGAGATGGTCGGTCTCGAGGCGTTGATCCGCTGGAATCATCCCACGGAAGGACTTCTGGTACCCGCCCGCTTCCTCAAGGTGGCGGAGGATATCAACGCGCTGCCGATCCTCGATCATCTCGTGTTGGAAACAGCCCTCGCTCATCGTCTGAACTGGATCGCCGCAGGGCTGCGCGTGCCGCGCATCGCGGTCAACGTATCAATGGGTAGGCTGCGCGATGAACGCGTCATCGACATGCTGAAAATGATGCCGATCGAACCGGGCATGTTGTCCTTCGAGCTCACCGAAGCGATTTATCTCGACGACAGGGACGACATTGTCTCGGATAATATCCGCTCGCTCAAAGATCTGGGTATCGAGATCGAGATCGATGATTTCGGCACCGGCTACGCCTCGATCGTCAGCCTGATGCGGCTGCAGCCGAGCCGCCTCAAGATCGCCCACCAACTCACGTCCGCCGTTTCGTCCTCCTTTGCCCAGCGCCAGCTCATTCGCGCGATCGTTGAGATCGGGCGAACAAAAGGCATCGGAGTCGTTGCCGAAGGCGTAGAAACCATGGAACAGGCCGACATTCTGGCCGATCTCGGCTGCCAAACGCTGCAGGGCTATGCCCTTGGGCGACCGGTCGACGCAAATGCGCTGGCGCATCTGATGCTCCATCAAAGGGATCCGCTCGGCGCGGGCCGGACAGACGGTCTGCTTGCCGCCGAAGGCGATCAGAGCTAA
- a CDS encoding DUF1127 domain-containing protein, with the protein MLDTVVNKLRSYRKYQETYRELSRLSTRELADLGISRGEISNVARKATL; encoded by the coding sequence ATGCTGGACACCGTTGTCAACAAGCTCCGTAGCTACCGCAAGTACCAGGAGACTTATCGCGAGCTCTCCCGTCTGAGCACTCGCGAGCTTGCCGACCTGGGCATCTCCCGCGGTGAGATCTCGAACGTCGCCCGCAAGGCTACGCTCTGA
- a CDS encoding nucleoside hydrolase — protein sequence MAKSIIIDTDPSPDDAVAFLMALGSPDDLELLAITTVGGNVPLYHTTRNALKALELVERAADVPVYAGAAGPIVRVLETAEYVHGATGFEGYDLPDPVATAADGFAPDKIVELVMSRPEKTVTLCCLAPLTNIALAMAREPRLAQRLEAIVLMGGARSEGGNVTPAAEYNIYVDPEAAKRVFECGAPIVMIPLDCTHAALTKKPRLDKLRAMGGPHMEAFYHLLEWNKRFDEKAWGMDGGPLHDPTVTAYLLKPELFKGRLVNVEISCDELTRGMTVVDWHSVTNRSKNALVLTEIDADGYFDLVIERLYAARKT from the coding sequence ATGGCCAAGTCCATCATCATCGATACCGATCCGTCGCCCGACGATGCCGTCGCCTTCCTGATGGCTCTCGGCTCGCCCGACGACTTGGAGCTTCTGGCAATCACCACGGTGGGCGGCAATGTGCCGCTCTATCACACCACCCGCAACGCGCTCAAAGCGCTGGAACTGGTGGAGCGGGCGGCTGATGTGCCGGTCTACGCCGGCGCTGCCGGCCCGATTGTGCGCGTTCTTGAGACGGCGGAATATGTGCACGGAGCGACCGGTTTCGAGGGCTACGATCTGCCCGATCCGGTGGCGACGGCGGCGGACGGCTTTGCGCCCGACAAGATCGTCGAACTCGTGATGTCGCGACCGGAGAAGACGGTGACGCTGTGCTGCCTGGCGCCGCTCACCAATATTGCTCTTGCCATGGCAAGGGAGCCGCGCCTCGCTCAGCGTCTCGAAGCTATCGTGCTGATGGGTGGCGCGCGTTCGGAGGGGGGCAACGTCACCCCGGCCGCCGAATACAACATCTACGTCGATCCCGAGGCGGCCAAGAGGGTGTTCGAGTGTGGCGCGCCGATTGTCATGATTCCGCTCGACTGCACCCATGCAGCGCTCACCAAGAAGCCCCGGCTCGACAAGCTGCGTGCCATGGGTGGGCCGCATATGGAAGCCTTCTACCATCTGCTCGAGTGGAACAAGCGCTTCGACGAAAAGGCCTGGGGCATGGACGGCGGGCCGTTGCACGACCCAACCGTCACTGCCTATCTCCTGAAACCGGAGTTATTCAAGGGACGCCTCGTCAACGTCGAGATCTCCTGCGATGAGCTGACGCGGGGTATGACCGTGGTCGACTGGCATTCGGTGACCAACCGATCGAAGAACGCGCTGGTGCTGACCGAGATCGATGCCGATGGCTATTTCGATCTCGTCATCGAGCGGCTCTACGCGGCGCGAAAGACCTGA